The proteins below come from a single Eubacterium limosum genomic window:
- a CDS encoding cation diffusion facilitator family transporter, whose translation MTRLLVRLFIKEGDKTGDPDVRQAYGVLSGGVGIACNLLLFLGKLLLGFVTGAISIVADAVNNLSDAGSSIITLLGFKMAGKPADHGHPYGHGRIEYLSALFISVAIILMGVELLKSSAERILNPAETSVSLVVFVILIASILVKLWMFLFNRKLGRRINSSAMEATALDSISDSLATLVVLIGMAINYFTGYDLDGYMGVIVAAFILITGIKSAKDSVQPLIGAPPDEGFVEKIHRIVMSHPEIKGMHELLIHDYGPAHADVSLHVEMSSQLDMVTAHEIITSIEDELKSQCHCDVTIHIDPIVEEKTEEQ comes from the coding sequence ATGACCCGTTTACTGGTACGCCTGTTTATTAAAGAGGGCGATAAAACCGGAGACCCGGATGTCCGACAGGCCTACGGTGTATTAAGCGGCGGTGTAGGCATTGCCTGCAATCTGCTGCTGTTTTTAGGAAAGCTTTTGCTGGGCTTTGTGACAGGCGCCATCTCTATTGTGGCCGATGCGGTCAACAACCTGTCGGATGCCGGCTCCTCCATCATCACGCTGCTGGGCTTTAAAATGGCGGGAAAACCTGCTGACCACGGGCACCCCTACGGCCATGGACGCATCGAGTACCTCAGCGCGCTGTTTATATCCGTTGCCATTATTCTTATGGGGGTTGAGCTGCTTAAATCGTCCGCAGAACGGATTTTAAACCCGGCGGAGACCTCGGTAAGCCTTGTGGTTTTTGTCATTTTGATCGCTTCGATTTTAGTGAAGCTCTGGATGTTTTTGTTTAACCGGAAGCTGGGCCGGAGGATCAATTCCTCAGCCATGGAGGCCACAGCCCTGGACAGTATCAGCGACAGCCTGGCCACGCTGGTGGTACTGATCGGTATGGCCATCAATTATTTTACAGGCTATGATCTGGACGGCTATATGGGTGTAATTGTGGCGGCCTTTATCCTGATAACAGGTATTAAATCTGCAAAGGACTCGGTTCAGCCTCTGATTGGCGCTCCTCCCGATGAGGGCTTTGTGGAGAAAATTCACCGCATCGTCATGTCCCATCCAGAGATAAAGGGAATGCATGAGCTGCTCATTCACGACTATGGCCCGGCACACGCCGATGTCTCCCTGCATGTGGAAATGTCCAGTCAGCTGGACATGGTCACCGCCCACGAGATTATTACCAGTATTGAGGACGAGCTTAAAAGCCAGTGCCACTGTGATGTCACAATCCATATTGACCCGATCGTGGAGGAAAAAACAGAGGAACAGTAA